Genomic window (Melioribacteraceae bacterium):
TGGTAAGCAACAAATTCTGGTTTCATAACTTCATGGCATAATTCACCACAAAATTCTACCGATTCGGTGTAATGAAATGCCTCATAACTCCCTACTGCGGTTGCAAGTAAAAATATTGATGTTCCAACAGAAAAAATAATAAAACCACCTCTAGTTCTTATATTGTTTAAGTCAACTACAGGCCAGCCCGGCTTTTCTGTAACTATGCCTCTTTTTTCTCTCCTGATCTTTCTATACATGCCGATTGGAATTAAAATTAATCCAAATAAAAGCACTGCAGGAAGAACCATAAAAATAATTAGTCCTAAATAGGTATTCCCCTTTTCGAAGAATGTATCTACAACAAAAAGGAAAACAATCATAAAAAAGCTGATTAGCGCAATTGTTGCCCCTATTAGAGAAATCCAATTTTGTGAAGAGTGAGGAAATTTTAATTTCATGATGCCACACTTTTTTGTTTGTATGCCGGTGTGAATTTAGTGAACGGTAATATAAATGGAAAGAAAAAAGATATTGGGTAAAAATGCCCGCTTTGAGAGAGCGGGCATTCTAAATTAACTATTTCGTTTTTTCAGTTTTTTTATCATCAGTTTTGTTATCCGATTTCTCTTTTTCGATTATAATTTTTTCAATTCTTTTTTCGTGCATGGGTGAATGCATATTTCCTCCGCCACAGCAACAACAGCCTCTGTGTCTTGGAGCGGATCTAAAAATCATTACATTTTCATCATCTCCATCTTTATTAATTTTGATCTTGAATTCTTTGCCGCTTTCCTTTTCATTCCAAAAGGCATCGGCTTCATCTCCCTCTAATTCTTTGGTTTCTACTTTTCCATCCTTATCAGTTGTAATCAATATTTTTTTCTTCCCGTCAACCCGCTCAACTTTAACTGTTTTTTTGATTTCTTTTGCATCTCCCTCTTCAGCAATAAATTTGAATTTACGGGCCTCTCCCGAAAAGTTTTCTTCGCCATCTGAGGTAATAAAAATCATTTTCTTATCAGATTTTGCTCTCAATAATTTGCCAAGCTCTTCCGCCTCTTTACCTTCATAAACCACATCTTTTCCATCGACCTTAACAGTAATTTTTTCAATCTTACCATCGAGCTTCGATTTTACTTCCGGTTTATCCTGTGCTAGAATTGCTCCACTAATTATAAGAATTATCATGATTGTTAGGGATGCAACCAGCTTAGTGTTTGAATTGTACTGCATGTTATTCTCCTTTTTGTTTTGAGTAAAATTAGAATCTTGTACATTCAAATAGTATTAAAGAGTCCTTAAAAAATGTTAAAAAGTGTTAAAAGTATGTATTCTTCAATACATTAGTATATTTTTGAATACATGAATAGGAAAAAATTAAAATTCATTGTTGCTTTAATGGTTGCAGCAGTTGCCGGTTTAATAGCGATTCAAATTTATTGGATTGTAACCCTAATAAAGATTGAAGAGGAACGATTTAACAGAACGGTAAACGACGCACTTTTTTATTCAGTGCAAAAACTTGAAAAGAAAGAAGTGTTTAAGGCAATCACCCAAAAAGCTAGTGGAGATAAAGATTTTCTCTTCTTTGTAAAGAATGCAGATTCTACTACTTTCACATGGAATTACAAAGACACTTCCAGAAAAGTGAAATACTTAAATATAGTTGAGAAAAAAATTGATACGATAAAAGGAGACGGGAAGCCGAAAACAGATTCTCTGCACATACGAATAGTTGCTCCAAGTCCCAATTTAAAAATTATGTTGGATGATGGTAATGGGAAGAAAAAGCAACAAACAAACAAGAATCGAAGAAAAATCCTGGTTCAAGAGGTAGTAACCGAGTTAATAAACGAAAACAAACTTAAACCCATTCATGAAAGAATCAATCCGCAAGAGTTAAATAATATTCTTAAAAATGAATTTGAAAATAGAGGAATAGATTTACAATTCAGTTTTGGCATTAAATCAACAAGTAATAATTTGTTCTCCGTTTTACCTATCAAGAGTGATTCGCTAAATCTCGCAAATTCCAAACACAGCACATTTTTGTTCCCTGAAGAAATAATAGGAACGCCAAGTCAACTGCTGGTTTATTTCCCGAATGTCAATTCATTTATTATTAGTAAAATTTCTTTGATGCTAATTGTAGCATTATTGTTAACACTTGTGATTTCGGGTGTTTTTTACAAGACAGTTCAAATGCTTCTGCAACAAAAAAGAATAACCGAGATTAAGAATGATTTAATTAACAATATCACACACGAATTTAAAACTCCCCTTTCGACAATCTCTCTTGCATGTGAAGCGTTAAATGAGCCTGCTTTGGTAAACAATTCTGAATCGCTCGGAAAATATGCTTCAATTATTAGGGAAGAAAATATACGTTTACAAACAATGGTGGACTCTATTCTAAATGCGGCTTTATCTGAAAAGGAATCATTTAATCTAAAAAATGAGCGGGTGGATATTCACGATATAATTCGTCAGTCGGTTCAGAAAATTTCTAGTTTAGAAAGGGATAGTAAATTAAAGATTAACTTAGAATTAAATGCTGCGGTGTGTCCAATTTGGGGAGATTCGTTCCACCTTAATAATATGTTTTCCAATTTGTTTGATAATTCAATAAAGTATAATCAGAACAACCCCACAATTAATATTTCGACACATAATGAAAATCAAAAAATAATAATTAGGGTTTCTGATAATGGGATTGGTATTTCAAAAGAGCATATAAACAAGATATTCGATTCATTCTACCGTGTACAATCGGGTAATATTCAAAATGTAAGAGGCAATGGAATAGGATTGAGCTATGTAAAAAAAATTGTGATTGCTCACGGTGGAATTATTAGGGTAAATAGTGAACCAGGAAAAGGATCAACATTTATAATTGAACTGCCAATATCAAGATGATACGAAAAGTAAAAATATTGCTTGTGGAGGATGATAAAAATTTAAGTCAAATATTGGTTGAATTTCTTAATCTAAAAAATTATCAAGTTGTTCATGCTATAAATGGAGATGAAGGTTTCGAGTTTTACAATATCCACAAACCGGATATCTGCATTATTGATGTAATGATGCCGGTGATGGATGGGTTTTCACTTCTCAAAAAAATAAGAAGAGAAGATCAGCAGACTCCATGTTTAATCCTAACGGCAAAATCATTAGTAACAGATAAAGTTGAAGGATTTAAATTGGGTGCCGACGATTATTTAACCAAACCATTTAGTGTTGAAGAATTAGTATTGAGAATAAATGCTATATTGAAGAGGTCATCGTCTGGCATACTAAATATTGAAACAGAGGTATTTACAATCAGCAATTTTTATTTCAATCATAATTCAAGAATTCTACGGATAAATAAATTGGAGCAAAAACTCACCCCCAAAGAAGCTGATCTGCTTTTTATTTTGTGTAAAAATGTAGGTAAAATTGTTTCAAGATCTGAGACTTTAAATCAAATCTGGAAAATTGATAATTATTTTACCGCTAGAAGCATGGATGTTTATATAACAAAATTGAGAGGATATTTGAAAGAAGATAAGTGCTGTGAGATCGAGAACATTCATGGTACGGGTTACAGATTAACAATAAAGTAATATTAATTAGGAATTTCTTTTAGATATCTATTAAAAGGTTTCAC
Coding sequences:
- a CDS encoding HAMP domain-containing histidine kinase: MNRKKLKFIVALMVAAVAGLIAIQIYWIVTLIKIEEERFNRTVNDALFYSVQKLEKKEVFKAITQKASGDKDFLFFVKNADSTTFTWNYKDTSRKVKYLNIVEKKIDTIKGDGKPKTDSLHIRIVAPSPNLKIMLDDGNGKKKQQTNKNRRKILVQEVVTELINENKLKPIHERINPQELNNILKNEFENRGIDLQFSFGIKSTSNNLFSVLPIKSDSLNLANSKHSTFLFPEEIIGTPSQLLVYFPNVNSFIISKISLMLIVALLLTLVISGVFYKTVQMLLQQKRITEIKNDLINNITHEFKTPLSTISLACEALNEPALVNNSESLGKYASIIREENIRLQTMVDSILNAALSEKESFNLKNERVDIHDIIRQSVQKISSLERDSKLKINLELNAAVCPIWGDSFHLNNMFSNLFDNSIKYNQNNPTINISTHNENQKIIIRVSDNGIGISKEHINKIFDSFYRVQSGNIQNVRGNGIGLSYVKKIVIAHGGIIRVNSEPGKGSTFIIELPISR
- a CDS encoding response regulator transcription factor, whose amino-acid sequence is MIRKVKILLVEDDKNLSQILVEFLNLKNYQVVHAINGDEGFEFYNIHKPDICIIDVMMPVMDGFSLLKKIRREDQQTPCLILTAKSLVTDKVEGFKLGADDYLTKPFSVEELVLRINAILKRSSSGILNIETEVFTISNFYFNHNSRILRINKLEQKLTPKEADLLFILCKNVGKIVSRSETLNQIWKIDNYFTARSMDVYITKLRGYLKEDKCCEIENIHGTGYRLTIK